In Rhodamnia argentea isolate NSW1041297 chromosome 5, ASM2092103v1, whole genome shotgun sequence, the DNA window GAAGACTTGACGACACTTCGGGAAGGTGGCACGAGGCTCGAAGGTGGCGGTCGGAGCGGCGGCAGCCGGCGGTGAACCGTGACGGCCGAGAATGGGGACCGAGTTTTGGGGACTGTTTTGAGGAGGCTTCGAGGGTTTCGGGTGGCTCATGGGTTGGAGGAAGTTCGGCCAAGGTCGGGTGGTGTCCGGGGTGACCGGAGGTAGCGTTGGTGGCGGCGTAAGGTGGCAGAGCAGCGGCTCGACGTAACCGAGCGTGAAACAAGGGACGTCGAGCGAACGAGGAGAGGCTGGCCGGAGGTGTTTCGGGGTTCCACAAGTGGCGATTGGCGTTCGGTGAGCTTGGGGAACTGTGAGGGGTTGAAGGTGGTTGTTGGGGCTGGAACCGCGGCTGTGGGGCTCGGCGACGGAAAACAGAGCAGTGGGTCACCGGGCTGTTCTGGGGTTGATCGACGGTTTCATGGCAGCGCGCGGCGATAGGACGGCGTCGGGCGGTCGAAAGGGAGGTGGAGTGACGATGGGTGGTGGTTAGAACGGGTGTGGGGCGGCCGGGCAGCTCGAGCAGCCCTCTGGACCCGAAATAGGGTAGTCCGGCGTTGGGGCTTTCGGGGCTACTCACGGCGGCGCAGGCGGCTAACGACTGTGAGACGGCAACGAGCGGTGGTGAACGAAGGTTGGGGGTGGCTGTCGCACAAAAATCTTGGACGAAGGAGGAGGATGAAGGCTTCGGTTCAGCTGTGGGGGGAGGGGAGCTCGCACAGTGAACAAGGGAGggggagcagagagagagagagagagagagagagagagagagagagagagagagagagatggctgaCTTTGACTGAGGGTGACTGGTGGTTGGGGGGAAAATTAATGGCAGGTGGGGCccacaagatttttttttaattatcttgtcTTTTGGTCAATTATtggagggcaatttggtaatccGATAAATCGGgattgatcggatttttggctcaaccgattgggactgaaatttagattttcacgggctaggttcggttacgaaaaagtctaggcgcgaggattaaaatcctaGATTGCGGCGACAGAGATTTCAAgatccaatcgaaatcgaacgacatttcgggactcgtccaaatttcGTCACTTTTgtcctttcgatccaaaaatttacaccgactaaaattcaattttcttcctttttattgaattcgggcaaaatACAAAACTCGAATTTCCTGGGCGTCACAATAAGTCTATATTaggtcacaaaaaataaatagcaattaattaaaaattattaggaaatccactcttttaagaatttgtggatCACAACACACCGACCCAAAGACTATTATGCTAATCAAGTCCTTTTAAATTCCTAGATATTGTCAAAAATGTACTTAGATTCCACACATTCAATTTCACTCAATTAACATTTCCTTACACTTAATTTAATGTGTTTGGATAGGACGAGGTTGTTTGTGAAATCAAAAGATTTGAATAACCCacttcttataaaaaaaataatttaagagcTCATAATAGTTATTGAGGTCACATATTATATATGTGGCATAGTTTACTTAGGAAGAAGAAAACGGTACGAGCGAAAGGTCCGTGATTAGCTGTACGTGATAATTAATTGTACTTAATTCAGCCAGTATGCATTACTGATATCATGTTGTTTGTGGTGGAGAGTTGGCTAAGAATCTTCAACTAACGAATTGCATCATTACTAAGAAAATTAGCCTCTATAATGTGTGTTATTCAATGTCCAATGAATGGCTAATCAGTCAcattatttgaattaaatcGAACGTCTGCCAACAAGAAGGGTCTATCACGTCCATCCTTTAGATTCGTATTAATCCCAAGACCTAATTATTTTCTTGGAGCGCTCTATAAAACGAGCATTGCACTGGACATATCTTGTACACCACCATAGTCACCATCCTTGTTCGacgaaattacttccaattcaTTGTACTTCTACGCATATCTTGAGAAGCAATCCAAGCATGAAGGTGGAAGTGCAATGGAAGAAGTTGGTGAAACCGACAGCTCCAACGCCACATCACCGGCAAAAACTGAAGCTATCTCCGATTGATGGGATTCAAGTTCCCTTTTATGTAGGCAGTAACTTCTGCTATAGAGATAATGCTGAGAATCGGGGAGTTGATACTCTTCAGAGGCTTCACCGGATGGAGAAGTCGCTTTCTGAAACCCTAACACTCTTCTATCCTATGGCAGGGAGATATACCGAGGACGACGGTTGTTTTATTGACTGTAACGACCTTGGAGTCGAGTTTGTCCATGCCAAAGTGGACGGCCAGATTGATCAGCTTCTCCATGGAGACCTCGACATGGAGTTGATCGGTCGTTTGTCGCAATTTCCCACCAACGTGGTAGGCAATCCATTAGTTGTGATTCAAGTGAATACATTTAAGCGCGGCGGATTAGTGGTTGGCCTTCGCTTTATACGCAACATCGGTGACGTGTGCACCTTCGCCATGTTCATTAATTCATGGGCTACCGCTTTCCAGGGTAACATAGACTTGGTAGAGTGCCCAAATTTTGAGTTGTACACTCTATTCTCAGGTAAAGAGCCGGTGGTTCGATATCAGCCTCCACCGCCTACTGGCAACGAGCAATTCGTCACGAGCAGGTTCAAGTTCAGCAGTGATGCTATATTAAAGCTGAAAGCTCTAGCTAGGGACGATGTGAAGGATTCGATGGCCAACAATTCCCAGCCTTCAAGAGTGGAGGTTGTTTCAGCACTAATAAGTAGGGCTCTCATTGATATTGATCGGAACAGATGATCCTTCAGAGACATACTTTGTCTATCACCTCCTACTTGAAAAGCACCATTGGTATGGGTAGAAATACCATTCAAGACATGCAAAAAAGCACACGAGAAAAAAACGAAGATGCCTTTAACGATACCTTGGAAGTTCCTTGAGAGATCATATGGACATTGACTCCATTGGTTTGTAAAACATTAAAAGCTTGGCACAAAATCTAGCAAGAATAAGGAGAACGACAATAAGACTGAGTTAAGAGATGATTGGCTAATTCCCAGCAGATTGTGTGGCTGCAAAAATGCACGGATGAGGCAATAATGGACGACATTCAACAGCAAAAGCGACAACCATTTTGTAGCTGACAAAAGCTAAACATAATAAGCAATGCGGGCACATGCAATGCTacaaataagaacaaaaaaagaagaaatggttttcaagtttcaacagTCAAAAACCAATGGTTGTGGTTCTATATCCATGGGACACCCTTATTAGCACAAAAGTATACTCTCCAAGGATACATAGACAtacaaattcataaaaatatatatatatatatatatatatatatatatatttatggaTTCAAAAGGAAAGTCCCTAAGCTTACTTGCCCCTGTCCTTGTTTAGCCATGTGATAAACTATTGCCGCTGAAGTAACGGTTTTGCCCATGCCAGGAGGTTCCTGAATCAAACTTATGGGCTTCTGGAGAACGCTCTTCATAGCAAAAACCTGATATGCAACAACCATTCAGTAAGCATGCAgtgaaaacaagaaacaaagcaACACAGAAAAAGCAGAAACTTGAATTAAGCCTCATGATTCACACATTATTCATGTTAAACACAAATGGATGCACACCCACAAAGAAAAGGAGGGAGGAGGGGAGAAACAACTAATTGAATAGCCATGCTACAAAATGAATGCTTCAACCCATCGTTAGACAGGATGACGGACTAACACAAGAAATCAATTGATGCAGGAGAATTTCCAATTCACGCTTTACTCTTGCTGTGCTTTATGTAAACAAAGCCAAAATGATATCAGTAAATCTTTTCCACCCAAAAAAAGGATATGTATAAGTAGTTTACACCCAACAAGATCAAGCATGCCAGAACTCCAAATTAACAAACATTAATACATGGTAAAACGGTCAAATACTATGCTAGAATGGATAATAAACCTCAGCCATACATGATAGACGGTGAGACAGAAGACAAAAGTACCTGAGATGCATTGAGCTCAGAAGTCCAGGTGCACCAAACCGACGAGGCGATGTATTCCGGACCATTTGATCAACCTCATGGCCCAACAAGTGGTGATAGACATATTTGTAAGAAGTAATAGCATTAAACAGACCCAAGTTGCAGATATAAAGTGTGGAGAGGCCAGCAAAGGCACAAGAGCAGATAAGACAAAATGCTCTATCAATAACAGGAGGCCGACAGGCATCAAAATCCCCAACTTCATTCATGGAAAAAGGACATCTAGGACATCCCCACAATGAGGACAGTAGAGCATAATCTTGAATATTATGCTTGAATACGCTACAATGTGTACCACCACATGTTCTAAGACTCACACCCAACATTCCCCACCATATTCAGATATCTAAAAGGACTGAACAATGATACATGTACTTATACATGGTCTGAGGGCATTACACCCTCAAAAATTAACAAGGATTACAAAAAATTGCTACTAAAAATCAACcctgaaggaaaaagaatgtTAGACCAAAacagatattaaaaaaatgatgaaaatggagATTAACCCATCCACCGACACTTGTTTCGTCCACAGCAAATGTCTTGATTGCTCCATGCATTCTATCAAAACTTGTACTCTTCCAAACAAAGTCAACACTGAAACCGTGGTTGACATCAACTGGAACACCCTAAACATTAAAGCAGCCTATAAGGACAGAATGGCCTGATCTGGCGTGTCCTCAAGTTCTTCCAAACAAAGTCTTCTATCTTGTTTATTTGTTGTGCACTGATCTGGCGTGCCCTCAAGTTCTTCTACCACATGATCAAGCTCCTACTCAGAAACTATCGATGGGTCCTAAATGGACTCTATTTTTCCACAGGATGCATACGACACTTGAACCAACAACTCCAAACCTCAGATACCAACGGCATTTACAAATCAAATTTCATACTTGTGATTAGCACAAAAAAGTAACACAGAATGGCCTCACTGCTTTCAATAAATCGTCAGATttggcaaaaacaaaagattaaCCAACAACAGCTCCTCCCATGGAATATCAATTTAACTACGAATCATAGACCTCTTGTGCAATACGACATAGATACGCAGATTTAAACTCAATCCAAGCAACAGCATCCTCAATATCTAAACCACATATAACCCACAATTTACCAGCCCAATCTGACGGAGAATCATTTCTATCTTCAAAGCCTCCTCTTGGCTCTCATAGAGTCCAGCATCGACCAAAACCTGCGTGCCCAAGAGAAATTCTagtgaaacaaatgaaattcGCAAACactaaacaaaaaacaagatgccaagaaaacaaaaatccaaCCTTCTCCAACTCCATGCTTCTCTGGCAGGAGACGCCTCGATGCAGGCCAGCGGCTCGGATCGGCGTCTCGCAGTCAAGGAATGCAGCAGGCGATCGTCGTCTCCTAGAAGCCGAATCTTGGACAGCACCAAGGCCCTCGAAGCCATGAACTTGGACCCCATCTCGCGCAACCCATTGAAGCGGAGGAACTCCTGGTTCAAGAGGTCGAGGCGCTCGAGAGGCAATGGGAACTATGCGATCTGGCGGAGGACGAAGGACGGATTGCCGCGAAATGGGCTGAGGTTGATGGACTTGAGGGATGTGAAGCGCCGCGAGAGGAGGGAGTCGAGTCGCGGGGGTCAAAAGGTTGgggatgaaaagagaaaagcaaaagaaagaatgcCGTAAATGGGTTTTGTTGCGgtctttagcgacgaaaacgtaTTTTCGTCACCaacttagcaacgaaaaaaGGATATGTCACTAATTTAACGACGAATAatttctttcgtcgctaatttaaatattttattttttatttttattcatatttcatTAGCGACGAACTATTTTTTCGTcgttaaattgaatattttatttttcattttttcgtattatattagcgacgaaaaatctaattcgtcactaatttgaatattttcttttttctttttattcatattcaattagcaacgaatctttcttttgtcgctaatttagcaataAATAATATGTTTCGTCGCTAAcctattttttcgtcgctaatttggtGAAGAATAATTTGTTTCaccactaatttagcgacgaatgatttgtttcatcgctaatttaacGACGAGCccttttttcgtcactaattttgcGACCAAATAGTTTCGAAATAATTTATTCGTccctattcttttttatttttattcatattctattagctacgaatttttttttcgtcgccaatttagcaacaaaaaaatgaattcattgctaatttgaatattttatttttttatttttattcatattctattttcatatattttcaatttcttaatttatttaatttttatttattctatttattattaaatattttctttctattcttatttttgaaaaaaatagaattcaaaataattcaaatttggaattctatcctattggaaatttcgtcgctaaatgagcaatgaaaaatggaaacaaaTTGAAGCTTCTTAAAGTTAGCAACGATTTCTATACTatagaattcaaaagaattcgctaaattagtgatgaaACAATCTTCGTCGGAAAAAGGCCTCATCCTTGCCTAGTAAAAAGATCTCATTCGCTAGCAGATTATCCATGCTCAATCTCACCAAGAACAGAAAAAGCGACATCGGCCTCCTAAATGCATCAAAAGTAGATGTCACAATCTGAAACTTTTTAAAATGTATCACCACCGACCATCagcatagaaatagaaataagcaCAAGCATTATCTTATTATAAATCAGCATAGAAATCAACCAAGATAATTGGAAATAAAGAATTATTTGTAATTAGGATCAATAACAACAATGTAATTGATAATGATTTGTAATTGGGAGCAAAGTCTAGAAATTGATTCAACCCAATCTGAAACTCATCAACTAATCCTCGATGTTcgggtaagttcttattatacatccaagctcTATCTTTTTGCATTGTTCCCGCAcacgaattaaaaatttgtaaaatattaaaaatatcatatctaaTATTTAACACTCTTAATTAAGaccataaaatttaaaaaattaaattctatTTGTGACAAGAcaattattttgaaattgaaaaaaaaatagccatgTCAAAAAcacttacccaagtatttgtttgaattatttatagtaGAACATGGTTAATCtgatgagaattgcaaatttcatcgttaattgtataaattaatgaagaaaagaTGTTGGTGGACTatatagcaacaaaaaaaatctgtaatttagcaacgaactattttttcgtcactaaattacaGAAGTTCATTTACCGATGAATcacttttttgtcgctaaattagcgatgagtcactttttcgtcgctaatttagcgatgaaaaagttgttcgtcgctaatttcatcgcaaattagagactaattttttttcgttgctattttTATCgccaatttagcgacaaatattttttcatcgcCAAATTGCAACGAAAAAGTTATTCGTCACTATTTTCATCGTTAATTAgagacgaattttttagtcactATTGTCATCACAAATAGCGACAAATTTGTTTTAGTCGCTATTTTCGTcataaattagccacgaatttttttcgtcgctaatttttcgtggcttaatccttgtgtttttttgtagtgactAGGCTAACTAAGTTTGGGCTGACTTCTTGTGAATTGGGTTTAATTCCATTGATTGTTGGCTTTTAGTATTAGATTTAGCTTAGTTTCGTTTCATTAGAACTCATTTAGTTAGGAAAATTATATTTCTTGATTTCTAGGGTGACTCGTGCATTTACTttgttgattgatgatttgtgtgtTTGTTAACACTAGATTTTAGTTGATGACTCATTAAGGTCAACAACTTGAAATTTAGATTTCTGATCGCgacagtttttatttttcaaaaaaaaaaaaaaaggggagtcATCTAGCATTTGAATTAGCGTAAGTTTTACATTTACAAGTCACTTGCATTTAGGTTTCATAgagtcaaaattttaatttggagTTGACTTTCTGGTTAAACTTTGATTGAAAAGTCAAGCCTTGGTCAAAATGCGATTTTAGGATAACAACCATGAAATTACCCCTTTAGACTATAGTTGTATGATTCTACTCATATAGTCTAAACATAAGCAATATTgatatatatttcttttctcAAGTATCAGCTACATATGAAGACTTAgatgcatttatcaaatttagaGATATAGATTATTGTTTTGTTGGCTTCAAAATCTATTAGGAATTTTTCTCAACATTATGGACTCAAACATAGAACATCCATTTGGCATTACCACTACCTTATCTTTAAATATTATGGTGGTTTAATGTTGAAACCTAATCATTTGGCTTCATTGAAAACCTGGATGTGccttcactacaaaaaaacaagcctttagccacgaaatttgccacgaaaattttggcaaaattcgtcgctaatggattttgcgacgaattttgccacaaaaaaaaaattgtggctaatacggcgtcgcaaatattagcgacggaaaattttaattttgtagccaatttgtgacgaaatttacGACGAACACAGTTTGTCGCCAATTTGTGACGAAACGTTattgtcactaatttgcgacgacatTTGCGACGACCGTAGTtgatcgcaaatttgcgacaataTTTGCGACTACAAGAGTTCGTCGCAATGGCGTTTGTCACAAAACTAAGGCCAATTATAAAGTTTTAGCACGGTATTCGCGACCAAAATtgccatgaaaaattttggaaaaatttttcGCTAAATTATTTTTGCCATGAATTTTACGATGAAAACGTATTTGTGGCTAATACAGCGTCGCAAAATATAGCGACGAAACAATGAAATTGCGTCGCTAATTTACCACGAATATAATCCGTAGCTaaattttgcaatgaaaagcatatttcatcgcaaaattccGACAAACATTCTTCGTCGCTAAAACATGTTTTAGTGGCTAAACTTAGtgacaaaaatttatttcgtcactaaatttagcaacgaatattcGTTGTCGTCCCTACATTTAgcaatgaaaaattttatttcgtcgctaaatattagcgacgaaaaaactTTTGGTCGCTAATATTTAGCAACGGAATTGTTTGTCGCTAAGTGTAGCGACAACATTTAGTATTCGTCGCTAACCGGAGCGACGAAGAATTTTTTCcgttgctaaatttagtgaGGAACAGTTatgaggaaagtgaatttcGTCGGTGAATATTTGATTTTAGCAACGAATAGTTTATTTCGCccctaaatttagtgacgaattattgaatccgtcgctaaatttagcgattaGTAGTTCATTTTGTCGGGCAAAGAGCAGTTGATTTCGTACCCTTATTTGCGACGACTTGCCATGAAAAtgtagcgacgaattttttttttttttgttgccacAAGCATTGTTTGGGAATAaatttagcaatgaattttGCAACGACCAGGCATGgaacgaattttgcaacgaaattttataatttatgatcatacaataaaataatttcttgatgACCCCTCCTATTAGCTCTCTAACCAATCAAttcctcccccccccaaaaaaaaaaagaaaataagatccACTTTCAACctactttcctcttcttttttgcgCACCTCTGTGTGTGCCCTCCTACTAGTCCACGTAGAACAAAATTTTGCATCGGGTGCAAGGTATGATGCTTGGGGCCACTCTGCAGCAACAATTTGACAACCGTCGAAGTCCGTTTTCACCCGAGCCCCATATTGAGAGAACAAATTAGTCTGCAGAAAGACAGCAAAGGGAACATAAAAGGGGAAAGGAATATTGAAAGTCAAAGGGATAGGGAAAGGAATTTGTGTACTGTGTAGCAATCCAGCTAACATAAGACAAtggccaaaaaccaaaaaaataaaaacaagcattataatgaaaataatgtGCCAAAAATATTGAAGTCATACATAAATGTCCAGATGAGTGAAAATGTCAAAGTGACCTCTATACAAAAGTGCCTCTATGATCAAACACATTATCTAATCTAGAACCATCGAAAAGATTAAAACGAAAATACAAGCATGAGCTTGATCGACTCATACGAAAGTTCCTCTATGATCGATCATGAAGATAGTGAcctctatttgtttttttttttcaacaccCTAGACAGTGGTTTTTTAAACACCATCGGCAAGAAAAATTGGAGCATTCACTCATAAATTTCCTTAAGTTTGAGCTAACAAGTCAAATCCAGAGAAAAACCAGATCTACAAAAACCGCAATGCTGtaaacaaacaaacaagcaaGCACAAAGGACTAACCCAACCAAACGAGGGTCGGATCTAAATCCACAAACGAGAAGAACAACACCACAACACCAACACAGCGGCTTATAAAAATAACTTGCCTTAAACGTCGCCAAGAGCTTAGGCGACAAAAGGATATGCGACGCCGGGTTGGAGTTTGTTCCTTCTTCTTACGGGGTGTTGCGGTTCTAGGGCGAGCGGGGGCCTCGGATGACTTTGAGGCGAGGAAGCCGAGAAGTGAAATTGGAAGGGCGAGGTTGAAGGTCGGACGACTATCGCCGTCGCACGTCGGTCGCTCGCCGGGGGTGGAGGACGAACGAGGTTGCGATCGAGTTGGGGGAACTCACGATGAGGAATGGGTGTGTTCTGTTCACGCAGGGGGTgaatgagaagagaagagagagagggagggtgtTACGTAGCCAAAAATCAAGAGTGGAGAGATCCCATTATTGGGCTACCCGCGggacttaaaaaaatttgcacaaaaggaGGTTAGCGACAAAGAATAATAATTCGTTGCTAAATCGTACCTATTTTCCAACGACATATACTTTCTGTCGCTAAATTTGAAGAATAGAATTTGCGACAAAACAAGtagttcgttgctaattgcTCAATAATAGCTTAGCGACAAAACTAACAAATTATTCgctgattatttttttcatttttattatatcatattagccaagaaaaaatatattcgtcgctaaattgaatagtttttcatttatatttaaAACATGTAGCGACGACAAATATATATCGTCGCTAACTTAGCGACGCACATAGTTATTCATAgctaaatttaataattttttaattatatttctcccatattagcaacgaaaaccaTAATTTGTCGCTACATCGTTACTATTTTCCGACGAAATCAACGTTCGTCGTTAATTAGGGACGACATAAAttgttcgtcactaaatttgaaaaaaaaattgcaacgaaaaaagtagttcgttgctaattgcTTATTAGTAGGTTAGccacaaaaataacaaattagtcgctgattatttttttaatttttttatatcatattagccaCGAACAGAgtcattcgtcgctaaattaaataatttagttctaattttcCGACAAAATTACCGCTCGTCGTTAATTGGCGACGAACGAAacctttcgtcgctaaattttgagaatcgaatttgccaaaaaaagagTCATTCGTGGCCAATGGATCAGTAGAAGATTAGTGACGATATGGATAAATTCATcactaattatttttcatttttatttatgtagtattagcgacgaatattaaattttgttgctaaattaggGACAAATatattattcgtcactaatttagggacgaataatatattttgtcgctaaattagcgacaatttTACCAACGAACTTTttccgttgctaattagcgacgaaaattctaattagagacgaactttttccaaaaaataaaattgaaatataaaaacatAGCTGGCCATATAATAATctacaacaacaataataatgataatgacAATTAAATTGTGTGGTTCGTCGCCATTTACCAACGAAACTTTTCGGACGCCCTATTACATTAATAATAACAaccataataataacaataattatgaaaataacaatagtaattatgtcaacaacaataacatacgtcgcaataataataataataattacacataattagtaaaaagttataaaatcctaatcttcatcttcctcatcatcttcgtcttcacaTTCGTTATCGCcttgatcttcatcttcatcgtcatcttcttcatgaacatcatcttcatcttctgtctcaaaatcagatttttcaacACCTTCTTCATTTGATTCACGAATTTCAGTTGGATCCACATCTATCACCGCTCCACGtggatctcgtaaagtcggaatgttATATTCCTCGGTTTGAACcgtgttacaaacttcctcttgttgataaGCTGTATCCTTCCAGAGTTTCTCGATTTTTCTTCGAGCTTTTGTTTTacatacagcccaccaatcagctttgtcacatttcaaactaggatatgatgcataatatacttgaattgtttattgtgccaagacaaatggttcatatttcatatacattttcttgtgatttatttcaaccaaattaaactttgtatgcaccttcattccttTCACGGGGTCGAACCATATGCATTTAAATAACACAACCCGCATTAATGGTCCAgggtactctatctctatgatttcatccaacaaaccataaaaatcatcttttgcattgccTCCATTAgatgaccgaacacacacacTACTATTCATTGTAGCCTTTCCCATTCTGTACTCTCGAGTATGAAAATTAtacccgtttatgaaatatgatggccaagttcgtaccctTGATTGTGG includes these proteins:
- the LOC115746609 gene encoding acetyl-CoA-benzylalcohol acetyltransferase-like — translated: MKVEVQWKKLVKPTAPTPHHRQKLKLSPIDGIQVPFYVGSNFCYRDNAENRGVDTLQRLHRMEKSLSETLTLFYPMAGRYTEDDGCFIDCNDLGVEFVHAKVDGQIDQLLHGDLDMELIGRLSQFPTNVVGNPLVVIQVNTFKRGGLVVGLRFIRNIGDVCTFAMFINSWATAFQGNIDLVECPNFELYTLFSGKEPVVRYQPPPPTGNEQFVTSRFKFSSDAILKLKALARDDVKDSMANNSQPSRVEVVSALISRALIDIDRNR